One window of the Asticcacaulis sp. SL142 genome contains the following:
- the sodC gene encoding superoxide dismutase[Cu-Zn]: MMRKFLLAATAVALTAAPLTALADTHSGEFKGTGISGTVTVIDAPKGVVLKIEVAGLTPGWHGIHFHEKGDCGDEKFTNAGAHVHEHGLPKVTHGLLNAEANDSGDLPNIFANTDGKATAEIYSTLVSVKGATGRPALLDADGAAVVIHANADDHTTQPIGGAGARVACAVIK; encoded by the coding sequence ATTATGCGCAAGTTTCTGCTGGCCGCCACAGCAGTGGCCCTGACCGCCGCCCCGCTGACCGCTTTGGCCGACACCCACTCTGGTGAGTTCAAAGGCACCGGCATTTCCGGCACCGTGACCGTTATCGACGCGCCCAAGGGTGTAGTGCTGAAAATCGAAGTTGCGGGCCTGACCCCCGGCTGGCACGGCATCCACTTCCATGAAAAAGGCGACTGCGGCGATGAGAAATTCACCAATGCCGGGGCTCACGTCCATGAGCACGGCCTGCCCAAGGTTACCCACGGCCTGCTGAACGCTGAGGCCAATGATTCCGGCGATCTGCCCAATATCTTTGCAAATACAGACGGTAAGGCCACGGCTGAAATCTATTCGACCCTGGTGTCGGTCAAGGGGGCGACTGGCCGTCCGGCGCTACTCGATGCTGATGGCGCCGCCGTGGTCATTCACGCCAATGCCGACGATCACACCACCCAACCGATCGGCGGTGCCGGTGCGCGTGTCGCCTGCGCGGTTATCAAGTAG
- a CDS encoding LysR family transcriptional regulator, with amino-acid sequence MDISWDIYRTFLSVLTEGSLSGAARALGLAQPTVGRHMDALEDAVGYQLFTRSQHGLTPTEAARTLEPYAVAMLSSAAALKRAASAQGDTLSGTVRISASEIIGVRVLPPILSDLHHRHQDIAIELSLSNAPADMLRRDADIAVRMFEPKQEALVVQKVGIITLGLYARADYLERYGTPLTARDLRDHSTVGYDTETAAIRAMKQRLPDLDIDFTFRSDSDVAQLSMIEAGFGIGFCQTGLAYHSGLVRVVPGLTLTLPTYVVMHENLKSTPRCRVMFDALVDGLKTYAANS; translated from the coding sequence ATGGACATAAGCTGGGACATCTACCGCACCTTTTTAAGCGTGCTGACCGAGGGGTCGCTATCGGGGGCCGCCCGCGCACTGGGGTTGGCCCAACCGACGGTCGGGCGGCATATGGATGCTTTGGAAGACGCGGTAGGTTATCAATTGTTCACCCGCTCTCAGCACGGCCTGACCCCGACCGAAGCGGCGCGCACGCTGGAACCCTATGCGGTGGCCATGCTGTCCTCGGCGGCCGCTTTGAAACGGGCGGCTTCAGCCCAGGGTGACACCCTGTCGGGCACGGTACGCATCTCGGCCAGCGAGATAATAGGCGTCCGCGTGCTGCCCCCGATATTGTCTGATCTGCATCATCGCCACCAAGACATTGCCATTGAGCTATCGCTATCCAATGCGCCCGCCGATATGTTGAGACGTGACGCCGATATTGCCGTACGCATGTTTGAGCCAAAGCAAGAGGCGTTGGTGGTGCAAAAGGTCGGCATCATTACGCTTGGCCTTTATGCCCGCGCAGACTATCTGGAACGCTACGGCACGCCTCTGACGGCACGCGACCTTAGAGACCACAGCACGGTCGGCTATGATACTGAAACGGCGGCCATCCGCGCTATGAAACAGCGCCTGCCCGATCTCGACATCGACTTTACCTTCCGCTCAGACAGCGATGTGGCGCAACTCTCGATGATCGAAGCGGGTTTTGGCATCGGCTTTTGCCAGACAGGCCTTGCCTATCACTCAGGTCTTGTGCGGGTCGTACCGGGCCTTACCCTGACATTGCCAACCTATGTGGTCATGCACGAAAACCTGAAATCGACGCCGCGTTGCCGGGTCATGTTCGATGCGCTGGTTGATGGCCTTAAAACCTATGCGGCCAATAGCTGA
- a CDS encoding lipid-binding SYLF domain-containing protein: protein MTKTAVMTAPKKTLMSLVMALSLTTAMAAPALIAAPAEAATKGELTVEANQALNSLYASNPTAKLIGSKAKAILIFPNIVKAGLVFGGAYGEGVLMHSGKADSYYNSFSGSWGLQAGAQSYGYAVFLMNDNAVKYIHDTQGWEIGVGPTVVIVDEGVAKNLSTSTLKDDAYAFTFNQQGLMAGVTIDGTKISKIKE, encoded by the coding sequence ATGACGAAAACCGCTGTAATGACCGCCCCGAAAAAGACCTTGATGAGCCTAGTGATGGCCTTGTCTCTGACGACTGCGATGGCGGCCCCCGCCCTGATCGCCGCCCCTGCCGAAGCGGCCACCAAGGGCGAACTGACGGTTGAAGCCAATCAGGCCCTCAACAGCCTCTATGCCTCAAACCCGACCGCCAAGCTGATTGGCTCCAAGGCCAAGGCCATTCTGATTTTCCCGAATATCGTCAAGGCCGGTCTGGTCTTCGGCGGAGCTTACGGCGAAGGCGTGCTGATGCATTCAGGCAAGGCCGATTCTTATTATAACTCGTTCTCCGGTTCCTGGGGTCTTCAGGCCGGGGCGCAGTCCTACGGTTATGCCGTGTTCCTGATGAACGACAATGCCGTCAAATACATCCATGATACCCAAGGTTGGGAAATCGGTGTTGGTCCAACGGTTGTGATTGTCGATGAAGGTGTGGCGAAAAACCTGTCGACCTCGACGCTTAAGGACGATGCCTATGCCTTCACCTTCAATCAGCAAGGCCTGATGGCCGGTGTGACCATCGATGGCACCAAGATCTCCAAGATCAAAGAATAG
- the fumC gene encoding class II fumarate hydratase, giving the protein MTKTTRTETDTFGPIEVDNSKYWGAQAQRSLGNFKIGWEKQPLPVVRALGIVKRAAAETNMALGKLDPAIGNAVIAAANEVIEGKLDEHFPLVVWQTGSGTQSNMNANEVISNRAIEMLGGEMGTKKPVHPNDHVNMSQSSNDTYPTAMHVACAEEIVHRLLPALQTLRNALNDKAEAWKDIIKIGRTHTQDATPLTLGQEFGGYTQQLTNGIERISQTLPKLMQLAQGGTAVGTGLNAPIGFAEGVADRIAAITGLGFTTAPNKFEALAAHDAMVFSHGAINTVAASLFKIANDIRFLGSGPRAGLGELALPENEPGSSIMPGKVNPTQCEAMTQVCVQIFGNNAALTFAGSQGHFELNVYNPVMAYNFLQSVRLLADAAVSFTDNCVVGIEPRIDNIKKGVENSLMLVTALNGKLGYDACAKIAKTAHKNGTTLREEAVGGGYLTNEEFDQFVRPENMVSPG; this is encoded by the coding sequence ATGACCAAAACCACCCGCACCGAGACCGATACCTTTGGCCCGATCGAGGTTGATAATTCGAAATACTGGGGCGCTCAGGCCCAGCGCTCGCTTGGCAACTTCAAGATCGGTTGGGAAAAGCAACCTTTGCCGGTGGTGCGGGCGTTAGGGATTGTTAAGCGTGCGGCGGCGGAGACCAATATGGCGCTGGGCAAGCTTGATCCGGCTATCGGCAATGCCGTGATTGCTGCCGCCAACGAAGTGATCGAGGGTAAGCTCGATGAGCATTTTCCGCTGGTGGTGTGGCAGACGGGGTCGGGTACCCAGTCGAACATGAACGCCAACGAAGTCATCTCCAACCGCGCCATTGAAATGCTGGGCGGCGAGATGGGCACCAAAAAGCCCGTCCACCCCAATGACCACGTCAACATGTCGCAATCGTCGAACGATACCTATCCGACCGCCATGCATGTGGCCTGTGCCGAAGAGATCGTCCACCGCCTGCTGCCGGCGCTTCAGACCCTGCGCAATGCCCTGAACGATAAGGCTGAGGCCTGGAAAGACATTATCAAGATCGGCCGTACTCACACTCAGGACGCGACTCCGCTGACCTTGGGGCAGGAGTTCGGCGGCTACACCCAGCAACTGACCAACGGCATTGAGCGCATTTCGCAAACCCTGCCCAAGCTGATGCAACTGGCCCAGGGTGGCACCGCGGTCGGAACCGGCCTCAATGCCCCGATCGGATTTGCCGAGGGCGTGGCTGACCGGATCGCCGCTATTACTGGCCTTGGCTTCACGACCGCGCCGAACAAGTTTGAGGCTCTGGCGGCGCATGACGCGATGGTGTTCAGCCACGGCGCCATCAATACGGTCGCGGCATCCCTGTTTAAAATCGCCAACGATATCCGCTTCTTAGGCTCCGGCCCGCGCGCAGGCTTAGGCGAACTGGCACTGCCGGAAAATGAGCCGGGGTCGTCGATCATGCCGGGCAAGGTCAACCCGACCCAGTGCGAAGCGATGACGCAGGTGTGCGTGCAGATCTTTGGCAACAATGCCGCCTTGACGTTCGCCGGTTCGCAAGGCCATTTTGAACTCAACGTCTATAATCCGGTCATGGCCTATAATTTCCTGCAAAGCGTGCGTCTGCTGGCCGATGCGGCGGTGTCGTTCACTGATAACTGCGTGGTCGGCATTGAGCCGCGCATCGACAACATCAAAAAGGGCGTTGAAAACTCACTGATGCTGGTCACGGCGCTGAATGGCAAACTCGGCTACGATGCTTGCGCCAAGATCGCTAAGACCGCCCACAAAAACGGCACGACCCTGCGCGAAGAAGCCGTCGGCGGCGGCTACCTGACCAACGAAGAATTTGACCAGTTCGTCCGCCCTGAAAACATGGTCTCGCCGGGTTAA
- a CDS encoding glycoside hydrolase family 127 protein, with amino-acid sequence MFTFSRRATLFTATAFAGAGLSTPSRAQPKSASYEPFPLSAVRLKPSIFLTSIEANQKYLLALEPDRLLHNFRKGAGLEPKGALYGGWEALDIAGHCLGHYYSACSLMYAQTGDERLKTRALYITRELTEVQAKQGDGYAGGTTVGRNGQTVDGKVVYEELRAGDIRTSGFDLNGGWVPIYTYHKVFAGALDTHKYCNDAASLKVAIGLGDYFGKIIEGLSDDQVQEILRAEHGGINESYAELYARTGDKRWLTLSQRLCHKAVLDPLAQGRDELNGKHANTQIPKIVGAARIYELAREPHHAKTALFFWETVTKDHSYVIGGNSDHEHFGLPRQLSTRLDQQTCEACNTYNMLRLTRHLYGWSGDARYFDFYERAHLNHIMSQQDPATGMFSYFSPLVSGFGRVYSDPENDFWCCVGTGMESHSKHGESIYWKSGNRVAINLYYASSLNWAEKGFKLDMDTAFPLKDTVSIRVTKAPKKAAPELALRVPVWAKSPSLSVNGKAVTTAPKDGYLTLTGLKTGDVIALTLPMTTYHEAMPDDANLVAYLSGPLVLAADLGPMREAWEGYDPAIVADSAENLLKASSGDHIYSLGEKGRPDDLTLRPYFAQHNNRTAVYFRRFSPAEWQTVEVGYKADAKARAAFRAATVDHIRLGEQQPEKDHNFVGTPNTAASSHISLRGRIINRGYFQFDMAVAPSDLTLQVTYAGRDRNKDFKILIDGQPFVHERLEGEPTTTMNTKTYPLPAAATQGKSKITVRFEAERDQWTSVYDARVFRTGPAKI; translated from the coding sequence ATGTTCACGTTTTCACGACGCGCAACACTGTTTACCGCGACCGCTTTTGCGGGGGCGGGCTTAAGCACACCCAGTCGTGCCCAGCCGAAATCGGCAAGCTATGAGCCCTTCCCGCTCAGTGCGGTGCGGCTAAAGCCGTCGATCTTCCTGACATCGATTGAGGCTAACCAAAAATATCTGCTGGCTCTGGAACCCGACCGTCTGCTGCATAACTTCCGTAAAGGTGCGGGGCTTGAACCCAAGGGCGCACTTTACGGCGGCTGGGAAGCGCTTGATATCGCTGGCCACTGCCTTGGGCATTACTATTCTGCCTGTTCTCTAATGTACGCCCAAACCGGCGATGAACGCCTTAAAACCCGCGCCCTCTATATCACCCGCGAACTCACTGAGGTTCAGGCTAAACAGGGTGATGGTTATGCGGGCGGCACAACGGTTGGCCGCAACGGCCAGACTGTAGATGGCAAGGTCGTCTATGAGGAATTGAGAGCCGGCGATATCCGCACGTCGGGCTTTGATCTCAACGGCGGCTGGGTGCCAATCTATACCTATCACAAGGTGTTTGCCGGTGCCTTGGATACCCATAAATACTGCAACGATGCGGCGTCGCTCAAGGTCGCCATCGGCCTGGGCGACTATTTCGGTAAGATCATTGAGGGCTTAAGCGATGATCAAGTGCAGGAAATCCTGCGCGCTGAGCATGGGGGGATCAACGAATCCTACGCCGAGCTATATGCCCGCACGGGCGATAAGCGCTGGCTAACCTTATCACAGCGCCTATGCCACAAAGCGGTGCTCGATCCACTGGCGCAGGGACGCGACGAACTGAACGGCAAGCACGCCAACACGCAAATCCCCAAGATCGTCGGCGCCGCCCGTATCTATGAACTGGCGCGCGAACCCCACCACGCCAAAACCGCGCTGTTTTTCTGGGAAACGGTCACCAAAGACCACAGTTACGTCATCGGTGGCAATTCCGATCACGAGCATTTCGGCCTGCCGCGCCAGTTATCGACCCGTCTGGATCAGCAGACCTGCGAAGCCTGCAATACCTACAACATGCTGCGCCTGACGCGGCATCTTTATGGCTGGTCAGGGGATGCACGCTATTTCGATTTTTATGAGCGCGCCCACCTTAACCATATCATGTCGCAGCAAGACCCGGCCACCGGCATGTTCAGCTATTTCTCGCCGCTAGTGTCGGGTTTTGGACGGGTGTACTCCGACCCCGAAAACGATTTCTGGTGTTGCGTCGGCACCGGCATGGAAAGCCACTCGAAACACGGCGAAAGCATTTACTGGAAGTCGGGCAACCGCGTCGCCATCAACCTCTACTATGCCTCTAGCCTGAACTGGGCCGAAAAGGGCTTTAAGCTCGATATGGACACGGCCTTTCCGCTAAAGGATACCGTATCGATCCGCGTCACGAAGGCCCCGAAAAAAGCCGCGCCTGAGCTTGCCCTGCGCGTGCCGGTATGGGCCAAATCACCGTCTCTGAGCGTCAATGGCAAGGCGGTGACCACCGCACCCAAGGATGGCTACCTCACCTTGACCGGCCTGAAAACCGGCGATGTCATTGCGCTGACCCTGCCCATGACGACCTATCATGAGGCCATGCCGGATGATGCTAATCTGGTGGCCTATTTGAGCGGCCCGCTGGTACTGGCCGCCGATCTGGGGCCGATGCGCGAGGCGTGGGAAGGCTATGATCCAGCGATTGTGGCCGACAGTGCTGAGAATTTACTTAAAGCGTCATCGGGCGACCACATCTATAGTTTGGGCGAAAAAGGCCGCCCGGATGACCTGACCTTGCGGCCCTATTTCGCCCAGCACAATAACCGCACCGCCGTCTATTTCCGCAGGTTTTCCCCTGCCGAATGGCAGACGGTTGAGGTCGGCTATAAGGCTGACGCTAAGGCTCGTGCGGCGTTTCGAGCGGCGACCGTTGATCACATCCGACTGGGCGAACAACAGCCGGAAAAAGATCATAATTTTGTGGGCACACCCAATACGGCGGCTAGCAGTCATATCAGCCTGCGGGGCCGGATAATAAACCGCGGCTATTTTCAATTCGACATGGCAGTAGCTCCTAGTGATCTGACTCTTCAGGTCACCTATGCGGGCCGTGATCGCAATAAGGATTTCAAGATCCTGATCGACGGTCAGCCGTTTGTGCACGAACGGCTGGAAGGTGAGCCGACCACCACCATGAACACCAAGACCTACCCCCTGCCCGCCGCGGCAACCCAAGGCAAATCAAAGATCACGGTGCGCTTTGAGGCCGAGCGCGATCAGTGGACCTCAGTCTACGACGCGCGGGTGTTCCGCACCGGCCCTGCCAAAATTTGA
- a CDS encoding PH domain-containing protein, whose protein sequence is MARYVDTALSAGEPILYDAKVHWAVFLEPFTKWIGTAVFLAIVWTFIGVLIVGDLSENLADERATQALGWLSALSFTHIVILIAILIGVQSLIKALIYYYNSDFVLTDRRVISKFGLLSRTTSEQRLSKVESIHVYQSFLGRLLNYGTVTVTGTGSSATKFGPMADPIACKRAIETQLDLVKSDAG, encoded by the coding sequence ATGGCGCGGTATGTCGATACGGCTTTGAGTGCGGGGGAACCCATTCTGTATGACGCCAAGGTGCACTGGGCGGTGTTTCTGGAACCGTTCACCAAATGGATCGGCACGGCGGTATTTCTGGCCATTGTCTGGACGTTTATCGGGGTGCTCATTGTCGGTGATTTAAGCGAAAATCTGGCCGATGAGCGGGCGACGCAGGCGCTGGGGTGGTTAAGCGCCTTGTCCTTCACCCACATCGTTATATTGATCGCCATTTTGATCGGGGTGCAGAGCCTGATCAAGGCACTGATCTATTACTATAATTCCGACTTTGTGCTGACCGACCGGCGGGTGATTTCAAAGTTCGGCCTGCTTAGCCGCACGACCAGCGAACAAAGATTGTCCAAGGTCGAGTCGATCCATGTCTATCAAAGCTTTCTGGGCCGGCTGCTCAACTACGGCACGGTGACCGTCACCGGCACCGGCTCATCGGCCACCAAGTTTGGGCCGATGGCCGATCCGATCGCCTGCAAGCGCGCCATCGAGACCCAGCTTGATCTGGTCAAATCGGATGCCGGTTAA
- a CDS encoding SDR family oxidoreductase yields the protein MTTQNIALVLGATGGIGGEMARTLLARGWQVRALHRTRSGKDEGIDWIKGDAMIASDVRAAAQGVAVIVHAVNPPGYKNWGKLVLPMIDNTIEAARATGARIILPGTVYNFGPDVLPNILETSTQNPITAKGKIRAEMERRLRMASQHGLKVLIVRAGDFFGPSAGNSWFAQAMAKPGAPVTAITYPGKKGVGHQWTYLPDMAETVMRLIETDALEPFSVFHMKGHWDADGTQMIAAIRRVVGKPNLPVKKFPWKLMKLLVPFVVMFRELREMRYLWKVPVYMSNDRLVAALGAEPHTPLDQAVRSALIGQGCLRE from the coding sequence ATGACCACGCAAAACATAGCCTTGGTATTGGGTGCCACCGGCGGTATCGGTGGGGAAATGGCCCGCACCTTACTGGCCCGCGGCTGGCAGGTTCGGGCGCTGCACCGGACGCGTTCAGGCAAAGACGAAGGTATCGACTGGATCAAAGGCGATGCCATGATCGCTAGTGATGTCAGGGCGGCGGCGCAAGGTGTGGCCGTTATTGTCCATGCCGTTAATCCACCGGGCTATAAAAACTGGGGCAAGCTGGTCTTGCCGATGATCGACAACACCATTGAGGCTGCCCGTGCCACGGGGGCGCGGATAATTTTGCCGGGGACGGTCTATAATTTCGGCCCTGATGTCCTGCCCAATATTCTTGAAACTTCAACGCAGAACCCCATCACGGCCAAGGGCAAAATCCGCGCCGAGATGGAGCGGCGTTTGCGAATGGCCAGTCAGCACGGCCTCAAGGTGCTGATCGTGCGGGCCGGGGATTTCTTTGGGCCGAGCGCCGGCAATAGCTGGTTCGCCCAGGCGATGGCGAAGCCGGGTGCGCCGGTCACCGCCATCACCTATCCCGGCAAAAAGGGTGTCGGTCATCAGTGGACCTACCTTCCGGATATGGCCGAAACGGTCATGCGCTTGATTGAAACTGACGCGCTGGAACCCTTTTCGGTCTTTCATATGAAAGGCCATTGGGATGCGGATGGCACGCAGATGATTGCCGCCATCCGTCGTGTGGTGGGTAAGCCTAACCTGCCGGTCAAAAAGTTTCCGTGGAAGCTGATGAAGCTATTGGTGCCGTTTGTGGTGATGTTTCGGGAGCTACGCGAAATGCGCTACCTGTGGAAGGTGCCGGTCTATATGTCGAATGACCGGTTGGTGGCGGCTTTGGGCGCAGAACCGCACACCCCGCTGGATCAGGCGGTGCGTAGCGCCCTGATTGGCCAAGGGTGTCTGCGTGAATAA
- a CDS encoding FMN-binding glutamate synthase family protein yields the protein MGLSRFFILQLCLVLTLASAAAGYYLRPEFLWPLIVLAPLSLIGIGDLIQSSHAILRNYPIIGHFRFILEALRPEIRQYMIEDDRDPLPFSREQRALVYRRAKNVSDKQPFGTIRDVNAIGYGWISHSMRPSKIINPDFRIHIGGRDCLKPYAASVLNISGTSFGAVSANAIMAFNKGAKKGGFAHNTGEGAISKYHTKYGGDLIWQIASGYFGCRTKAGRFDPDIFAKTAALDQVKMIELKLSQGAKPGHGGVLPKNKITAEIARTRLIDRTKDCVSPAAHPEFATPREMMRFIAYLRDLSGGKPVGLKLAVGHRSEFLALVKAMLATGVMPDFITIDGGEGGTGAAPVELANHVGLPLVEGLSFVHNALVGAGLRDQVRIGASGKIVSAFDFCRAHALGADFVMSARAFMFAAGCIQARSCHTNHCPTGVATQSKLRQRALVVSDKAPRVENYHRNTLKALAQMLEAAGLNHPRELKPWHLHVRATTGEVVRGDVAYHHVEPGSLLNGTAREWLMKQWHRAQIDSFDPVDEATVETLMA from the coding sequence ATGGGCTTATCGAGGTTTTTCATTCTGCAACTGTGTCTGGTTCTGACACTGGCCAGCGCCGCCGCAGGCTATTATCTGCGCCCCGAATTTCTGTGGCCGCTGATTGTGCTGGCCCCGCTAAGCCTCATCGGGATCGGCGATCTTATACAGTCGTCTCACGCGATCCTGCGCAACTATCCGATTATCGGCCACTTTCGGTTTATCCTCGAAGCGCTCCGGCCCGAAATACGCCAGTATATGATAGAGGATGACCGCGATCCTCTGCCCTTTTCCCGTGAGCAGCGGGCTCTGGTTTATCGCCGCGCCAAGAATGTGTCAGACAAACAACCGTTCGGCACGATCCGCGATGTCAATGCCATAGGCTATGGCTGGATTTCCCATTCCATGCGGCCATCGAAAATCATAAATCCCGATTTTCGTATCCACATTGGCGGCCGTGACTGCCTTAAGCCCTATGCCGCCTCCGTCCTGAATATCTCCGGCACAAGTTTTGGCGCGGTATCCGCCAACGCCATCATGGCCTTCAATAAGGGGGCTAAGAAGGGCGGGTTTGCCCATAATACCGGCGAAGGGGCGATCTCGAAATACCACACCAAATATGGCGGAGATCTGATCTGGCAGATCGCCTCGGGCTATTTCGGCTGCCGCACCAAGGCGGGACGGTTCGACCCGGACATTTTTGCCAAAACCGCCGCCCTGGATCAGGTCAAGATGATCGAACTCAAGCTCAGTCAGGGCGCCAAACCCGGCCACGGCGGGGTTCTGCCCAAAAACAAGATCACCGCAGAAATCGCCCGCACCCGTCTGATCGACCGCACAAAAGACTGCGTATCGCCGGCGGCCCATCCGGAATTTGCGACCCCGCGTGAGATGATGCGCTTTATCGCTTACCTAAGGGATCTGTCCGGCGGCAAGCCCGTGGGCCTCAAACTGGCCGTCGGTCACCGGTCTGAGTTTCTGGCCCTGGTCAAGGCGATGCTGGCCACCGGCGTTATGCCTGACTTTATAACGATCGACGGCGGCGAAGGCGGCACCGGCGCGGCGCCCGTGGAGTTGGCCAACCATGTCGGCCTGCCGCTGGTCGAGGGTCTGAGCTTTGTTCACAATGCTTTAGTCGGGGCGGGCCTGCGTGATCAGGTCCGGATTGGCGCATCGGGTAAGATTGTCTCGGCCTTTGACTTTTGCCGGGCCCACGCTCTGGGGGCGGATTTTGTCATGTCGGCGCGCGCCTTTATGTTCGCCGCGGGCTGTATTCAGGCCCGGTCATGTCACACGAACCACTGCCCTACAGGGGTCGCCACCCAATCAAAGCTCCGCCAGCGGGCACTGGTGGTCTCGGATAAGGCCCCAAGAGTCGAAAATTACCATCGCAATACGCTCAAGGCCCTGGCTCAGATGCTGGAAGCCGCCGGACTGAACCATCCGCGTGAGCTCAAGCCCTGGCACCTGCATGTGCGCGCCACAACTGGAGAAGTGGTGCGCGGCGATGTCGCCTATCACCATGTCGAACCGGGATCGCTGCTAAACGGAACCGCGCGCGAGTGGCTGATGAAGCAATGGCACCGTGCCCAGATCGACAGCTTCGATCCGGTCGATGAGGCCACGGTTGAGACCTTGATGGCTTAA
- a CDS encoding alpha-N-arabinofuranosidase, translating to MLKTLTLAALTATVAFAPLMATAQSKTETVEATLKADAPGPQISRHIYGQFSEHLGLGVYEGIWVGEDSTIPNTRGIRNDVVAALKAIKMPVVRWPGGCFADEYHWRDGIGERSKRPARKNNWWGGTPETNAFGTHEFFDFVEQVGSEAYISINVGSSTPKEMREWIEYMTSPGTDDLANERRANGRDAPFKVPYIGIGNESWGCGGNMTPEYYADEYRRFSAFFHKGSDNPALRIASGSNADDVNWTDVLTKNAGRFMDGISLHYYTLPTNNWTTKGPATNFPVEQWNSTFYQTTQMDQILKDHIAAMDKNDPQKRIGLYVDEWGTWYDVEKGTNPGHLYQQNTLRDGIVAAANFNIFHRYTERVKMTNIAQTINVLQAMILTDKEKMALTPTYYAYKMYVPFQDATPLPVEVNAPTLTAGKDKDGKDKTYPAFNVSAAKAKDGKTYVGVANMDADKGYKISLDLGTLKAKKVTGDVLTATKLDAHNIPGQKEVVTTTSFKGGKIAGGKLTLDVPAKSVVVVAVE from the coding sequence ATGTTGAAAACCCTAACCCTGGCAGCCCTTACCGCCACGGTGGCCTTTGCGCCCCTGATGGCAACCGCCCAAAGCAAAACCGAAACGGTCGAGGCGACGCTGAAAGCCGACGCACCCGGCCCGCAGATTTCACGCCATATCTATGGTCAGTTTTCCGAGCACCTGGGCCTGGGCGTCTATGAAGGCATCTGGGTCGGTGAAGACTCAACCATCCCTAACACCCGCGGCATCCGTAATGATGTGGTCGCGGCCTTAAAAGCCATCAAAATGCCTGTCGTGCGCTGGCCCGGTGGCTGTTTCGCCGACGAATATCACTGGCGCGATGGCATCGGTGAGCGCTCAAAACGCCCGGCGCGCAAGAACAACTGGTGGGGCGGCACGCCGGAAACCAACGCCTTCGGCACCCATGAATTCTTTGACTTCGTCGAGCAGGTCGGCTCCGAAGCCTATATCTCAATCAATGTCGGCTCGTCCACGCCCAAGGAAATGCGTGAGTGGATCGAATATATGACCTCGCCCGGCACTGACGATCTGGCTAATGAGCGCCGCGCCAATGGCCGCGATGCGCCGTTCAAAGTGCCCTATATCGGTATTGGTAATGAAAGCTGGGGCTGCGGCGGCAATATGACGCCGGAATATTACGCCGATGAATATCGCCGTTTCTCGGCCTTCTTCCATAAGGGCTCTGACAATCCGGCACTTCGCATCGCGTCGGGCTCCAATGCCGACGATGTCAACTGGACGGACGTGTTAACCAAGAATGCCGGCCGGTTCATGGACGGTATTTCGCTGCACTACTACACCCTGCCGACCAATAATTGGACCACCAAAGGCCCGGCGACCAACTTTCCCGTCGAGCAGTGGAACTCAACCTTCTACCAGACGACCCAGATGGATCAGATTCTGAAAGATCACATCGCGGCCATGGACAAGAACGATCCGCAAAAGCGCATCGGCCTTTATGTCGATGAATGGGGCACCTGGTACGACGTGGAAAAAGGCACCAATCCCGGTCACCTTTATCAGCAAAACACCCTCCGTGACGGCATTGTGGCGGCCGCCAATTTCAACATCTTTCACCGCTACACTGAGCGCGTGAAGATGACCAACATCGCCCAGACCATCAACGTCCTTCAGGCCATGATCCTGACCGATAAGGAAAAGATGGCCCTGACGCCGACCTACTATGCCTATAAGATGTATGTGCCGTTCCAGGACGCGACCCCGCTGCCGGTTGAGGTCAATGCCCCGACACTTACCGCCGGTAAGGATAAGGACGGTAAGGATAAAACCTATCCGGCCTTTAACGTCTCGGCGGCTAAGGCCAAGGACGGCAAGACCTATGTCGGCGTGGCCAATATGGATGCCGATAAGGGCTATAAGATCAGTCTTGATCTCGGCACCCTCAAGGCCAAGAAGGTCACCGGCGACGTGCTGACGGCGACCAAGCTTGATGCCCACAATATCCCCGGTCAAAAGGAAGTGGTCACCACCACATCCTTTAAGGGCGGTAAGATCGCTGGTGGCAAGCTGACGCTCGATGTCCCGGCTAAGTCGGTCGTGGTCGTCGCGGTTGAGTAA